The segment GAGAAGAATATAGCAACTGGTAATGtatcataaattaaaatcatttcctTAAAGATGACTAACCTTTGCAGCAATGCATGTCCCATCAAAAGCTAACTTGGCCAAAGAAAGCACGCGATCTGCATGGTCAATCAGAACATGAGAGTACCAATTCAGGAAAAACCTACCATAATACCCATCATAATCACCCCCGTCACAAAAAAATCCAGTCTCTTGTGGCCGTGAATTGTAAGAACCAGCATTATCGGGTCCTCGTGCCCAGAATGAGTGTCCTCTTGCTTCAGCTGCCTTCCGCAGGTTTTTCAGCAGATACTGGTCATAACACTATGGGAGACAAGAAtcaattgtcaaaaaaaaaaactatgggAGACAAGAAAGTCATATTGATGCCATAAATGGTCACACACATGTGACTGTAATAAATCTTCGGCTCTACTTTTTTACAGACCCTAATATAGTGTAATCACTTCGACAAACCTTTGCTTTTAAAGTCTGACCTCAGACAGGAATATAGTGATGTATAAACAGAGATTTGACAATCAAATTCTTTTGCATGTCATTCAAAGATATGTCAACTACTAACGACAACTTCAAAGAGCGTTAAAAAGAAATTACCTGGAATTCACCAACTCCAGGATACCTCCACCCATGCTTTACAGGATTAGAGGGATATCTTAGCTCCCCACATGGTCCTAGTCCAACTTCAACCATGGAAATAATACCATCTTCAAAGAACTCATCAAATTCAACTCGAAAGCTTCTCATATAATCAAAGTAGACCTACATTACTCAAAAAGATAAACATCTAGGTAAGATATCACTATTATCCTTTTTTACGAGTATCTGGGTATGATAAAATCTTTGACAAAGGTAGtcaaatatagaagaaaattgGATTTCTGTGAATCGTAAAACCTCTTACAAGCAAAATTAATATGATGAGTACAGCCGGTGTTGTGAAAGGTGCTCGCCTTATCGCCTTTGGCGGCGAGAGGCGAGGCCCTGTCGCCTACTACTAGCAAGGCGAGGCATCTCACAAAGGCGAGTGGTTAAAAGGCAATATTAGGGTTTATTGCACAAAGCCACAAACCATAACTTTCTTCTCCAAAGTTCAGACTTCAACGACTCCTCTTCAGACTCAAGTACGCTTCtatgttcttcttctctcttcttcttcttcttcttcttctttctcctctGCTTCGCGACAGTCagcacttttttcttcttcttcatcctcTTTTTCTCCTCTACTTCGCAACAGTCAGCACTTTTTCTTCTTggtcttctttcttcttctgctATTCTTTCACGACTCTTAACCATATGCCACTGTGCACAGCTTCTCATTCCTCTGTTTTTAATACTCTGTTTTCTATTTTCTGCAGTCTgccctttttattaaaaaaaaataatctagtcctcctatttttatttatacctAATTCAATTTAGTTATATACTATTAATATAGTAATTATTTGCCCAGAAACAACAATTTCAGTGGCatctaattaatatgaattattgATTCATTCAAGCTCTAGACTAGTATCTGCCATCTacttttagtttttgaattgaaatatttgcTAATATGTTATTGCTATTGAGATTTTGGTTATttatatatgcaattaaatatttcagtttttgaaattaattgGCACATCACTTGAGGAAGACCCTTGTCGCCTTTCCAATACACAGAGTACAGCACGGAAAGCAAATCTTCTACAAAGAACATACCACCATTTCAATTgctgtgatttttatttttcttggtaACCCCTTGACAATTTAGCAACAGTAACGCCCAACCAATTATTGCTGCTAAGCATAACATATACTGAGAACAATAGAGAATCTCCAAAATATACAAACTAAAATGGCAAAAACACATTCGGCGATCACTTAACCCATGTTAGATATCCTGTTCATTACaatcactaatttttttttaataatggtatAGAATCATTACAACCACTAGTTAAGTATACATAACTCTGAATCTTCTTTTGCTAGATAACAAAATTGCCATTACTTTTTTCCAACCCTTTCATAGGATCTCCCCCACCTTGCTCCCTTGGTGactcgaacccacaacctcaagGTTTGAGGTGGAGGATGTTTACCGCTTGAGCAAGCCTCTCTTGTCCAAAATTGTCATTacttacccaaaaaaaaaatacatattgtGCTAGCGTTAGAGGTCAGTAAGGCTTTCAACATGAAAAATACATCAACTACTCAGAATATTTCACTTCTCTGGCACATTTGATCGTCTGGGAACTTGGAAGTTTTTGTGGTCAATAGaggtttttcttcttcaacccCATCCtcgatccaaaaaaaaaagaaagaaagatggaaaatgATCTCTTAACCTCAAAACAACTAGAAGACATTCACTACACAAATATTCCTGTTATCATTACAGCACTAGGTCATAACATAAGCGTACATGCAGTCTGACCGAGGTCACATAACATACCTCTACAGCAGTGCGGCCTCGCAAAACTCGTTCTTTGTCTATTCCCCATGAGAGACATTCAGGGTTCCGTCGTCCTGCTCTGTCTGTAAAGTATATATCAGGATTGCTTCGACCGACTTCGGAGACCCAGTGAGGCAGTGGAATGCAAACATCATCACCAATGTTACCTCCACATTCGTGGAAAGACATCACAACCTGATTACAGTTAAAACCTCAAAACATTGCAATCTAAATTGATGCAATAACTATAGTgacaatcacaagttccaaaTGAACATTTTGTTTATGAATTATGTACTTACCTTTAACAGTTGATAGTAAAAAAACCATCCTCTTTCCCCATTATTGCATTAACTCACGTAAAAAGAATTAGATGAAGTGGAAGAAAAATGGAGTCACAACAAAATGCATGTCAATCTCACctttattttgagtttatgcTCCCTCACAACTTGAAAAAGCCGTTTATATCCATTCCAGTTATAATCCTGTGGAGCATTTGCCTCTACTATGCCCCACCAGCAATCCACCATCACACCATCAACATTTATTGATTTCAGCACTCTCAACTGCTTTACTAGACCATCCGCATCAACAAGCTCAGACTTCATATTAATAACTCCTAACTGCCAATATAACACCATGCAAAAAAGCATCAGATTATCCACATATGACTTGCGGAAAGCTGTAAAATAACAGCCCTTGACTGCTAAAGTTTATAAGAATGGAAGTAGATTGAAGACACAATTCCATGTCAAAAGGATCCAGTTGCTAGGGAAATGGAGAAAAGATACTGGAGACTGAGAACTGGGAAGAACAATGAAGAATTTACAAGGTCTAAGTTCAGAAGCCTCACAGGTAGCATAACATAAACAGGAATGTAGGGTGTCCCAGCAAAATCACGCTCCTGTAGTTTTGTGTGGATGTCAACAACCTAACAAAGTATTTCAGAAACAGTAACATTATCAAATGCTCTTACAGGTCCATTGAAACAGCAAAACTACGGCTTGAAAAGGTATTCAAACAAAAATGTCGACTTCACACATATGATACACCATATATACAGGATTGTAAAAGTATTATTTTCTTGCTTTGACACTTCAACAGATTTATACACAAATGAATTGGCAAAGTGAAAATGTGTTCGTACTAATTTACATGTTCTACAACAGATTGAAGCTCTACCCATTTCACCTGCTTGTCGATTGAATCCGCAGACCCTACAAGAAATGGGTCATTTTGTGTGTCTAGTCCATCTGCCACCATGGCTGAAGTTTGTGATCGCGCAGTGGATGATGAATCATAAGGGGATGAAGTAGGAACAAGAACACTTTTCATTTGACAGGCACTCTGATCATCTGTGTTCTGAAACCCAGAAGGCACACCTTTCAACGAACCAGGTGGAATATGTTGTGTAGGTATATGTGAAGATGATGAAGTCACCATTGTGGTGGGTGTTCCACCAGCAGAACCTGTGCCCTGtagatatttgaaaaacaaCACCACAATTGGGTTTTCTCAAGATCTACTAGAAACAAAACAAGATTGATGCACAAGTATCAGTAGACAAAAATTCTCCAAATCGatgatctttcatcttgcctcACTTAAAAACGGTGAGAATGTATGTGAACTTTGTTATCAGGAAAAAAAGACTAGAACATTGCTTAAAATGGAGGAGAGTTACCTGTGGTTGTGATCTTGAGGGAAAGGTGGTTCCATCTGGAAGAACAACCCAACCTGCTTCCCTTGCCAAAGCAGAAATTACATCATTGATATCGGCCCTAACTCTAAGGTTATAGTTCCCATGCCTTCGGAGTCCAGCCAAGATCTTTGCAGTAATAGCTCTTCGCTGTCGCTCCCTAAGCTTTGTTCTTTCCTTCTCTTCTAATGGCCTACATCTACGGGATCCCCCTGGGGTTGGTTGCTCCTGATATTGCTGATGGTGTTGAAACCTACTACTGCTGTTAGATCCATGTACCCCATCAAAACCTGCTATTGCATGCATGGCAGTGTTCTTCTCTTCATCgtcctcatcctcatcatcttcttctttcacATCCATTCCCATCTCTTCGTCATCTTCGTTTGTATCATATCTCTGCATCTCTGATGCCATTCCAGCTTTCTTCCACTTCTTTTACTCGAGTTTTACAAACCTCAGATATAGATGACATTGCTTACACTTACCATGCTTCAGCATAATAATTGGACTAAAGTATTCCAGAAGACATTTTTGATATGATTAGTGAAGCTTGGTTCTTCAGCTCCCTGATTTCAACAAAAGAACTTCAAAAGCAAAATATCAATATGTTTAGATCTCAAAAGGCATTTCAAAGAAGACATGAAGAGTGGAGCCACTACTTAAGATATTGGCCATTTAACTAGAAAACTTAATACCAATAGCCAACTTATACCAAATAGGAATATTACTCTTCCAAATTGCAAGTCAATATGTGTAAAGTTTTACATATTATAAACAGCCATATCACAATTACACCCTGAGATTAGCTAACAACCGAATGCAGATAGTCTAGAATAAGCTTGAACAAGTTTCTTTGAAAAGCGGAAGTAACTCATGGATACTGGTAAAAATACACTACTTGGTGTGTAGAACTTTACTGTCATGcacaaaatgaaagaaaatgtcGTGCAGTCTTCCCAAATCCATCTAGAAACTACCAACAATTCATCTACTTCAACTATCTGAGCTAACAAATAAAGCATGATTTTTGGCACCGTCCAAACAAAGACATTAATTTTGCTTATATTACCACCTTCTTTTCAATCTGGCTACATCCCAATCTCAATCCCAGTTCAGTTGGGCTTGTCTACAAGATTCTTATGCTCAATTCAGGtccattaatatatattttttcaacaaaggTACATTTATATGACCACTCCTGTTTGTTTggtcatccaaaaaaaaatcatcaaatttcacTTAAAAAAAGATGTAGATGACTTACACCGGTCTATCTAATTGTTGTAAGACATGCACCGAAGCCGACGGTTATCTCTGAGTAACCAGATTCATATCTATACAAGAATAAATATTCCGGCGAATTAGCCGGAGCAGAGTGAAGGAAGTATATTTCCAACAGACAGAACCAGAAGGAGAGGAGAGGAGAGTTATGTGTTCCGGAAGATTTTCCGGCGAAGATCCGGCGGAGGAGGGAGAGATCGATGGTGGTGGACGGCGAGCATGCGAAGGCTAGGTTTCTCACGCGTGTGAAGGAAGCCAAGCGTGTCTAAGCATATGCTTGGCACGGATGAAGTGTTTTCTGACCTTATCTTTGGAGCGTGCGATTCACACGTACTGCACGTGCCAAAATAAGCAAAAGTATTGAAGTTCCACAAGAGATGGGTGGAATCTGCAACTACTTTTTAATAGCTTTTAGTATACATTTGTATATTGTTAAGCTtatataacttaaaattataatttaagaaACATTTGATAAAATTGTTAGCCCATATaccatttattttttcatcGGATAATTTAAacgtctttttttaaaataaagtactAGTTTAAGAGACTTTATGTAATCTATTCGATTTCTATAATATTATGTGTACATAAAATTTGTTTACTCTGTGTATAAACtacattgtatatatttttgtcatttgtatatcaatatcGATATTTAAGACCACGAAAGGATGTAGTGCGCGAATGTGGTTGTTCCTCTGTTAACTAGATGTCTCGGGCTCAAGTCTAAGattgaaaaaaattcttgatagaGAGCTTTGAATGGGATCCTAGGTCATGCTATAACttacatatatttcatttgtaCACCATGTGTTTCCTTACAGATACAAATGCCACTAGTTGCTTCACATACATTTTTCAAATCTCTATAAAGAAATGAAGATTTCACGTCAATATGCTCCACTTCAAGATCTAAGCTGGCTACTAGGCTCAAAATAGATTGAATAAAAGTCATTTTGACAATAGGTTAAAagattttatcaaaatcaatacCTATCTTTTGTTCGAAATCTTTTAcaattaatttagttttgtaACTAACTAACTTGTCATTTCTATCTTTCTTGAGTTTAAAGATCCACTTGCACTTGAGCTGTCGTTTGCCTTTTGAAAGTTCAATTAGCTTGTATGTGTCATTTTTCTCTAAAGATTATATTTCTTCTTGCATGGTTTCTAGGTGAGATAAAATCACTTGAAAACTTTCTGGCTCTCTTTCATTATtgatgaggacatactttgagGAAGGGTACTTGGATGACTCTACCCTTTGCCTTTCTGATCTCTTTAGATATTGagattgttcttcttcttttgagtACTCCATTTTCTCGATATAATCACCAAGTTGCTATCATGCTCAACAATTGTTTTTTTCAACTTCATCGATCGTACTTTATGCAGTTATGTGATGGTTAGAAGTAAAAGGAACGGTTATAAGATTAGGCATtatacctttctttttcttagcCATCTCGGACAAATCATCACTAGTTTCAACATAACTTTCTTGGAAGATTACATCTCTACATCTAATGACTTTCTTTAAAGGATCTCACAGTATGTATCTGAACTATTCATCTCTTTATCCAATGAATATGTAGAGAACTGATTTATCATCTAGCTTGGTTCTTTATTTCTTCGATAGATATGTAAAAGCTTTGCAACTGAACACCTTCAAATGCGAGTAGGACATCTCCTTATTGGTCAAAACTCTCTTCGGAATATCAAACTGCAATGTAACTAACATACTACAATTGATATATAAGGTAACATGTTGTTCGAACTACTTCACCCAGAGTGTCTTAGGCAATTTATCCATTTTGAGCATGCCTACCACATTCTTAACAATGGAGTGATTCATTCTCTCAGTTACACCATTATATTTAGAGTTATCAAAATGAACTGACACAATCCAATCCTAACTAGACAGATAAATGGGTTAAGACGATCTGACCCTTTTAAGTTAAAGGCCTATGAAATAGCAGTCAACCAACCATAAGTAGGCCACAACTTGTGATAGGTCAATCCTTCAACTAAAAAATGAACATTAATTTCTTAGAAAGAGTATATAAGAGTATCGAATGTTGATAACCTTTATTAGAGATACTCATTAAAAGTAAGAATGATTCCAAAAAGCAAAGCTTATTCCTCATACTGAAATAATCcactattaaaaaaacattatatgaTACACATGATATTATacatcaagaaaatagttttaaaaaaagatgataTATATGAAACTATCACAAAAGATGAACTCAATTAGAACAAATTTTAACTCGTTTTtctttagaagaaaaataatcaaaaaatgaTTGATTCTTACCTGTATCAATATGAATCTTCAAATTAAACTTCGAATAAGTTTGAAAAGATTTGTTGAACTCGAATTTGTATTGTTATACATTAAAACTTCAAAACTGTAATGTCtaaaatgaaagagaaagacTGCTCAGTtaagaacaaaacaaaatatataattttatatacttataattaaaattaaaaatgaatcaaaaccCTAGTGGAATAATAGGCTTGggctaaaaagaaaatttagtgGGCTAATGACCCTAAATTATAAAAGATCTACAAATGAGTTAaacttgattttatattttataaatatttattgaccactacttaaaatatatatagtaaatattttCGACATTCATGGCCCACGTACTAGCCTCTGATGCTCGCGGGTTGGGCTTACGAGGCTAGCAGGCCAAATAAGGTTGGCTAGAAATCATTGATCCTCAATGAGCTAAAAAAATTAGGCCCAACCTCACCTAATTCAAGGATTGAATTGGGTCGAATTAAAAGACTACACCCATTTTGACAACTCTAATTGTGTTGTGAGGTTTCAGGAACTGtcttttcatatttgatttcaTGGTCTGAATCTCTTGAAGTGTACTTTATCTCCATTTTCAGTTCAAAGACGTTTTAGCTTTTGACTCATCTATTTTTCTACCAGAGcatgaaactttaaaatatttcaaatatctaatctttgattttcaatatAAACCTACAATTTTTGTGAATCATCATCAGTAAAAGTAATGAAGCATTTATTGTCGTCCATCGATTCTATCTCTattgaaccaaaaaaaattagaatatacCAAATCAAGTGTATTCAACTTTCTTTTCGATGATGTTTCAAATGAGGACACTACATTTCGCATCAAATTAAAAGTAGTTACAAGGTTTTATCTTTGTACCTTCGCTAAAAGAGAGGAGTGCTTTTTTTGGCAAGAATTCTCAATCctttctcgctcatatgacttaTTCTTTTACGCTAAAAATCTGTAAAAATATCTTCGTAAGTCGCATTCAATTCACCTtgacatgtttttgcatttgTCTTGTACAAGGTGCCACAAACAACTTCTTTTGCAAGTAGCAATGCCCTCTTGGTgagtctttatttttatttgcaaaGTAGTTATCACATCTCTCTCGTCCAAAACAACTTTTGAGATCAAGCTCATTTGCGAATCAGGTTTGTGGCACACATCTTTCAAAATCAATATGCATCCGACATTTGTCTTTATGCAAATGTTTTCAATCCCCACAATTTTTTAGTAATGTAACTAGTGTTCACATTACCAAAATCACCTGCTATAAATTTGCAAAAAATATCTCTCACTAGTGAAGCATGGTAAGATGATGTTTTGTCAACCACCAATTTTAACGCTAGACCCACCAAGTGTATGcattctttttccttatttatgaAAAGAACAATATTGTCATTATCTTGCACCAAGACAACtatgttgttattgttcttATGGCCACGACTTTCTCATTtgcttctttttaaaatttggacAATCTCTTTTTAAGTGACCCAGTTGATCGCAATTGTACCAATTTCAGACTTTTGATTTTGATCGGACTTTGGACTTTATATGAATTTTAGATCTATTGTAGTTACTTAAACTTCTTTGGTAACTCATACCTTTACTTTCTGTAATAAGAGTCTATCCATGGCTTTCAGAGTTTTTTTTCTCATCTTCTCATTCAGTAGAACAACTAAAGTGATATCCTTCAGCTTAAAGATTTCTTACCATGTAAGATGGTTGTAGCCAAATTATCGTAGGAAGATGGCAATGAATTTAGGAGCATTATGACTTTTTCTTCCTCCTTAATTTTTACTCTGAGGTTTGCTAGTTGTGTAATTAGTTCGTTAAGCATATTTAAATGAGACAAAAAAGTTACTTTCATCCATATGTAATTCGTGTAACTGTTTCTTTAGGTACAATTGATTTGTCCGCTTTTTGAACATATATAGACTTTCTAACTTTGTTCAAATGCCGCATGCACTTTCTTCATCGATGATGTTCTACATCATAAATTAAGTGCAACTTGATTACGCTAGCAATATTTATCCATTTCATCCCAATCCTCAAGTTTCATGGATTTGAGCTTTTGAATTTCCGCTAGTGCCTTGTGCAAATCCTGTTTGATGAGAAAATATCTCATCCTTCTATGTCACGTTTAGAAATCACTATCATCGTTTAATTTTCTTACATCGTACtttactcaaaatatttttttgtcactAAGTATAGTACAAcaaattgcaaaaaaaatatttctataaatGGGCAGAACTTGTGCTCTGATATCAATCATTGAAAATAAATACGacatagaaataatatttggggTAATTAAAGCAGTAAAAGTGGAGCAACACTATACGGCTAAtcaacaagaataaaaaaagcaataatgacaccaagattTTACGTGAAAATCCTTTTGAATAAAGAGAAAAGAACGACCATAGAGGAGCAACATATATCACTATAATAAGAATTTTTACACTTGTAGATCATGTGAAAACTTCAAAGATCGCTACacactaaaaaaaaatctcttttgatttttccatCGCACTACAACATCGCTCacactttctatttttcctcGCAAACTATTTCCCTATGTAATGTCtcactcttcttttctctcaGTTTTTGGTGTATTTGAGAATAAAGAATGATCATTCCTTTTTTAGAGGACAAATGCAGTAGCCTCCAAATATGCTAcg is part of the Solanum lycopersicum chromosome 1, SLM_r2.1 genome and harbors:
- the LOC101248715 gene encoding beta-amylase 7 isoform X4; its protein translation is MASEMQRYDTNEDDEEMGMDVKEEDDEDEDDEEKNTAMHAIAGFDGVHGSNSSSRFQHHQQYQEQPTPGGSRRCRPLEEKERTKLRERQRRAITAKILAGLRRHGNYNLRVRADINDVISALAREAGWVVLPDGTTFPSRSQPQGTGSAGGTPTTMVTSSSSHIPTQHIPPGSLKGVPSGFQNTDDQSACQMKSVLVPTSSPYDSSSTARSQTSAMVADGLDTQNDPFLVGSADSIDKQLGVINMKSELVDADGLVKQLRVLKSINVDGVMVDCWWGIVEANAPQDYNWNGYKRLFQVVREHKLKIKVVMSFHECGGNIGDDVCIPLPHWVSEVGRSNPDIYFTDRAGRRNPECLSWGIDKERVLRGRTAVEVYFDYMRSFRVEFDEFFEDGIISMVEVGLGPCGELRYPSNPVKHGWRYPGVGEFQCYDQYLLKNLRKAAEARGHSFWARGPDNAGSYNSRPQETGFFCDGGDYDGYYGRFFLNWYSHVLIDHADRVLSLAKLAFDGTCIAAKLSGIHWWYKTASHAAELTAGFYNPSNRDGYVVIAAMLKKHGAALNFKCAEMRMLEEPVDFCDALGDPEGLAWQVLNAAWDVSLPVCSENALLCHDRGGYNCLLEKAKPLNDPDGKHIFAFTYLRLSPLLMDGQNYMEFERFVKRMHGEAVLEFPS
- the LOC101248715 gene encoding beta-amylase 7 isoform X2 — protein: MASEMQRYDTNEDDEEMGMDVKEEDDEDEDDEEKNTAMHAIAGFDGVHGSNSSSRFQHHQQYQEQPTPGGSRRCRPLEEKERTKLRERQRRAITAKILAGLRRHGNYNLRVRADINDVISALAREAGWVVLPDGTTFPSRSQPQGTGSAGGTPTTMVTSSSSHIPTQHIPPGSLKGVPSGFQNTDDQSACQMKSVLVPTSSPYDSSSTARSQTSAMVADGLDTQNDPFLVGSADSIDKQVKWVVDIHTKLQERDFAGTPYIPVYVMLPLGVINMKSELVDADGLVKQLRVLKSINVDGVMVDCWWGIVEANAPQDYNWNGYKRLFQVVREHKLKIKVVMSFHECGGNIGDDVCIPLPHWVSEVGRSNPDIYFTDRAGRRNPECLSWGIDKERVLRGRTAVEVYFDYMRSFRVEFDEFFEDGIISMVEVGLGPCGELRYPSNPVKHGWRYPGVGEFQCYDQYLLKNLRKAAEARGHSFWARGPDNAGSYNSRPQETGFFCDGGDYDGYYGRFFLNWYSHVLIDHADRVLSLAKLAFDGTCIAAKLSGIHWWYKTASHAAELTAGFYNPSNRDGYVVIAAMLKKHGAALNFKCAEMRMLEEPVDFCDALGDPEGLAWQVLNAAWDVSLPVCSENALLCHDRGGYNCLLEKAKPLNDPDGKHIFAFTYLRLSPLLMDGQNYMEFERFVKRMHGEAVLEFPS
- the LOC101248715 gene encoding beta-amylase 7 isoform X1, which codes for MASEMQRYDTNEDDEEMGMDVKEEDDEDEDDEEKNTAMHAIAGFDGVHGSNSSSRFQHHQQYQEQPTPGGSRRCRPLEEKERTKLRERQRRAITAKILAGLRRHGNYNLRVRADINDVISALAREAGWVVLPDGTTFPSRSQPQGTGSAGGTPTTMVTSSSSHIPTQHIPPGSLKGVPSGFQNTDDQSACQMKSVLVPTSSPYDSSSTARSQTSAMVADGLDTQNDPFLVGSADSIDKQVKWVELQSVVEHVVDIHTKLQERDFAGTPYIPVYVMLPLGVINMKSELVDADGLVKQLRVLKSINVDGVMVDCWWGIVEANAPQDYNWNGYKRLFQVVREHKLKIKVVMSFHECGGNIGDDVCIPLPHWVSEVGRSNPDIYFTDRAGRRNPECLSWGIDKERVLRGRTAVEVYFDYMRSFRVEFDEFFEDGIISMVEVGLGPCGELRYPSNPVKHGWRYPGVGEFQCYDQYLLKNLRKAAEARGHSFWARGPDNAGSYNSRPQETGFFCDGGDYDGYYGRFFLNWYSHVLIDHADRVLSLAKLAFDGTCIAAKLSGIHWWYKTASHAAELTAGFYNPSNRDGYVVIAAMLKKHGAALNFKCAEMRMLEEPVDFCDALGDPEGLAWQVLNAAWDVSLPVCSENALLCHDRGGYNCLLEKAKPLNDPDGKHIFAFTYLRLSPLLMDGQNYMEFERFVKRMHGEAVLEFPS
- the LOC101248715 gene encoding beta-amylase 7 isoform X3; the encoded protein is MASEMQRYDTNEDDEEMGMDVKEEDDEDEDDEEKNTAMHAIAGFDGVHGSNSSSRFQHHQQYQEQPTPGGSRRCRPLEEKERTKLRERQRRAITAKILAGLRRHGNYNLRVRADINDVISALAREAGWVVLPDGTTFPSRSQPQGTGSAGGTPTTMVTSSSSHIPTQHIPPGSLKGVPSGFQNTDDQSACQMKSVLVPTSSPYDSSSTARSQTSAMVADGLDTQNDPFLVGSADSIDKQVVDIHTKLQERDFAGTPYIPVYVMLPLGVINMKSELVDADGLVKQLRVLKSINVDGVMVDCWWGIVEANAPQDYNWNGYKRLFQVVREHKLKIKVVMSFHECGGNIGDDVCIPLPHWVSEVGRSNPDIYFTDRAGRRNPECLSWGIDKERVLRGRTAVEVYFDYMRSFRVEFDEFFEDGIISMVEVGLGPCGELRYPSNPVKHGWRYPGVGEFQCYDQYLLKNLRKAAEARGHSFWARGPDNAGSYNSRPQETGFFCDGGDYDGYYGRFFLNWYSHVLIDHADRVLSLAKLAFDGTCIAAKLSGIHWWYKTASHAAELTAGFYNPSNRDGYVVIAAMLKKHGAALNFKCAEMRMLEEPVDFCDALGDPEGLAWQVLNAAWDVSLPVCSENALLCHDRGGYNCLLEKAKPLNDPDGKHIFAFTYLRLSPLLMDGQNYMEFERFVKRMHGEAVLEFPS